The following are encoded together in the Corticium candelabrum chromosome 1, ooCorCand1.1, whole genome shotgun sequence genome:
- the LOC134183422 gene encoding uncharacterized protein LOC134183422 produces MGPLTMTIQGNQYILTMTCYFSKWVEAFPISDKTAVTVARALYTAYCRHGAPNDIITDQGREFVNQVCKVLHCQFNVRQRITAAYHPQSNGLDERTNQTIRKCLEKLVIEHEEDWDELLDPVLFAIRTSVQESTKFTPFFLMHGREARFPLEAENSEITSVSQLGDVQQAVHHLKEMRNKVFPQVKENIENSQERQKQQYRKRKGAVVNSIQVGQTVLRLNMLKRTTKGHKMEDTWLGPYRVIEMTASGGCVLRCIKTNSTMKRKVNISQLKIYNTPQKSSELANATSKDDESAATRIKGNSKPNFSDLERQLFDQSLLWLWRTGAIWEAWKAEEDDERELAEHTSSVEECWLSVNVDVALWLDCRTYEKKPTLKRVSDFVLVNSVVHQEFNDFAKAEITPELQLLLDVDLIKVWETDKALSLPRVSRYQNVYVNISSSQLDDLCLWVYDMRKLYNSKGRSLFEVVNKRASMPQTLSSLTSAAESSQRWVHGLDLNETDKCIIQGKCADGFLTDKHMHAAHQLLLKQFPYISGLESTLLCQTYGFAHVTSDAIQIHFTGSHHWVTSTCFGKQVRLYDSNAGLHLSPCMETQLAQIYQLAHKDNILMVEQMPVQQQQNGKDCGLFAIAYAFHAALGDDVTIMHFDISKMRQHLIYCLDREELSPFPMEEDKPLETCDRSHFYITLHCTCLLPKTHGKMVVCYVCENLYHDRCVTMSGSEPWICAKCR; encoded by the exons ATGGGACCGCTAACAATGACAATTCAAGGAAACcaatacatactaacaatgacaTGCTATTTCAGTAAATGGGTTGAAGCTTTCCCCATATCAGACAAAACTGCTGTTACAGTGGCCAGGGCTTTGTACACTGCCTACTGTAGGCATGGAGCACCAAACGATATTATCACTGATCAAGGCAGAGAGTTTGTCAACCAG GTGTGCAAGGTACTCCATTGTCAATTCAATGTCAGGCAAAGAATAACAGCTGCTTATCATCCTCAGTCTAACGGACTAGATGAaagaacaaatcaaacaattagaaa ATGCCTTGAAAAATTGGTAATAGAGCATGAAGAAGACTGGGATGAACTCCTTGACCCAGTTCTCTTTGCTATTCGAACCAGTGTTCAAGAGTCCACCAAGTTCACTCCTTTCTTTTTAATGCATGGGCGAGAAGCTAGGTTTCCTTTAGAAGCTGAAAACAGTGAGATCacttctgtcagtcagttgggTGATGTGCAGCAAGCAGTACATCATCTAAAGGAAATGAGAAACAAAGTTTTCCCTCAAGTaaaagaaaacattgaaaacagtcaggaaagacagaaacaacaatacagaaaaagaaaaggagcTGTAGTAAACTCTATCCAGGTTGGACAGACTGTTTTGCGATTAAATATGCTAAAAAGGACAACGAAAGGTCATAAGATGGAAGACACCTGGCTTGGACCATACAGAGTTATAGAAATGACTGCATCTGGTGGCTGTGTCCTTCGTTGCATCAAAACTAATTCAACAATGAAGCGCAAAGTTAATATTAGTCAGCTGAAGatctacaatacaccacagaagTCTTCTGAATTGGCAAATGCGACAAGCAAAGATGATGAATCAGCTGCTACTAGGATTAAGGGCAACAGCAAGCCAAATTTCTCAGATTTAGAACGTCAGCTATTTGATCAAAGTCTGTTATGGCTGTGGCGCACAGGAGCAATATGGGAGGCTTGGAAAGCTGAAGAAGACGACGAGAGAGAG cttGCTGAACATACAAGCTCTGTTGAAGAATGTTGGCTTAGTGTCAATGTAGACGTGGCTCTGTGGCTAGACTGTCGAACATATGAGAAAAAGCCAACATTAAAACGAGTTAGTGATTTTGTGCTAGTAAATTCTGTTGTTCATCAAGAGTTCAATGATTTTGCAAAAGCTGAAATAACACCAGAATTGCAATTACTACTAGACGTGGACTTAATTAAGGTCTGGGAAACTGACAAAGCACTCTCATTGCCAAGGGTGTCTCGATATCAAAACGtgtatgtcaacatcagcagctctcaacttgatgacctaTGTCTGTGGGTATATGATATGAGAAAGCTGTATAACAGTAAAGGAAGAAGTTTGTTTGAGGTAGTTAATAAGAGAGCAAGTATGCCTCAAACATTGTCTAGTCTAACATCAGCTGCCGAGAGTTCACAAAGA TGGGTACATGGTCTGGATCTCAATGAAACTGATAAATGTATTATACAAGGCAAGTGTGCCGACGGCTTTCTAActgacaagcacatgcatgctgctCATCAGCTTCTATTAAAGCAGTTTCCCTACATCAGTGGACTAGAGTCAACACTCCTTTGCCAGACTTACGGATTCGCTCATGTAACAAGTGATG CTATTCAGATTCATTTTACAGGAAGTCATCATTGGGTGACTTCAACCTGCTTTGGCAAACAAGTACGACTATACGACAGCAATGCTGGCCTACACTTGTCTCCTTGTATGGAAACACAGCTGGCGCAAATCTATCAATTGgctcacaaagacaacattctcatggtagaacaaatgccagtgcaacagcaacaaaatggtaAAGATTGCGGGCTATTTGCAATAGCATATGCATTTCATGCAGCTCTAGGAGATGATGTAACCATCATGCATTTTGATATTTCCAAAATGCGACAACATCTGATTTACTGTTTGGATCGAGAGGAGCTCTCACCTTTTCCAATGGAAGAAGACAAGCCATTGGAAACATGTGACAGAAGTCACTTTTATATTACTTTGCACTGCACGTGTTTGTTGCCAAAGACACATGGCAAGATGGTAGTGTGTTACGTCTGTGAAAACTTGTATCATGACAGATGTGTCACAATGTCAGGTAGTGAGCCTTGGATTTGCGCTAAATGTAGATAA
- the LOC134185737 gene encoding uncharacterized protein LOC134185737 isoform X1, translating into MAFSSKTRGKGRERSLSLESHVKIPEGTAGIIIGKKGTTVRYIEEETKTIVSLRGESKNHVFIYGETEEAVKQAELEIINIINMAQRQSNSDEKLLYFIDTKDMGQKLQLQKANFSGLKTFYRLVSSAELPQSDDLHINVTKAVETVLVDMRKKVDREAVTSPLQIDVLLHIGQLFLYGVDESESTASFDVSSVLDKTEIKSDRQSARKWSTRLVPAFTEENVRRLERLLEESSTVVSTCERYDAGFYTPSFQNRRFKIYDVNDVSSTGNKSNADGEKASVQAGAGVLYTSYDRSLIADIFLPQQQYDFSLLIKADVSNPSSQTEEEKKEDCVLIEQFCEKVTFRNGRLSVPPERNFPKGYHLHFERQSKRKTIEIDGFEVIISRQTTVEYKLPIQHEKQEQIDIYVRSKACEAAANKDEGRTWTPKVIVLFIPEMIRFVKEKLNLLTAA; encoded by the exons ATGGCATTCAGTAGCAAGACAAGAGGTAAAGGAAGAGAACG CAGTCTATCTCTTGAAAGTCATGTGAAGATTCCTGAAGGAACAGCGGGAATCATTATTGGTAAAAAAGGAACAACAGTACGCTACATTGAAGAAGAGACAAAGACCATTGTTTCTCTAAGAGGAGAATCAAAAAATCATGTATTCATTTACGGTGAAACAGAAGAGGCCGTTAAGCAAGCCGAACTAGAAATTATCAATATTATT AACATGGCACAACGTCAGTCAAACAGTGATGAAAAGTTGTTGTATTTCATCGATACGAAAGACATGGGGCAAAAGCTTCAATTGCAGAAAGCCAACTTTTCGGGATTGAAAACATTTTACAGACTGGTATCAAGTGCAGAGCTTCCACAA AGTGATGACCTTCATATCAATGTTACAAAAGCTGTGGAAACAGTGCTCGTagacatgagaaagaaagtcGACAGAGAGGCCGTCACGTCACCACTGCAAATTGATGTGTTGTTACACATCGGTCAACTGTTTCTATATGGTGTGGATGAAA GTGAAAGCACAGCATCATTCGACGTTTCTTCTGTATTGGATAAAACAGAAATTAAATCTGACCGTCAATCTGCCCGAAAATGGTCGACTCGTCTGGTACCTGCTTTCACTGAGGAAAACGTTCGACGACTGGAACGACTTCTTGAAGAGAGCTCCACTGTTGTCTCTACGTGTGAACGCTATGATGCTGGATTCTACACACCATCGTTTCAAAACCGTCGTTTCAAAATTTACGATGTGAATGACGTCTCTTCTACAGGAAACAAAAGCAACGCAGACGGCGAAAAAGCTAGCGTTCAAGCGGGTGCTGGCGTCTTGTACACATCTTATGATCGTTCACTCATTGCAGACATCTTTCtgccacaacaacaatatGACTTTAGTCTTCTTATAAAAGCAG ATGTCAGTAATCCATCTAGCCAGACggaagaagaaaagaaagaagactGCGTGTTGATCGAACAATTTTGTGAAAAAGTTACGTTTAGAAATGGACGTTTATCTGTGCCACCGGAACGAAACTTCCCTAAAGGCTATCACTTACATTTTGAACGACAAAGTAAAcgcaagacaattgaaatcgACGGATTCGAGGTAATCATCTCTCGTCAGACTACAGTCGAATACAAATTACCAATTCAACACGAGAAGCAAGAGCAG ATTGATATCTACGTCCGCAGCAAGGCTTGTGAGGCAGCAGCGAACAAAGATGAAGGTCGTACGTGGACACCCAAGGTTATTGTACTGTTCATTCCCGAAATGATTCGGTTTGTCAAAGAAAAACTTAACCTTCTCACAGCGGCGTAG
- the LOC134185737 gene encoding uncharacterized protein LOC134185737 isoform X2 yields the protein MAFSSKTRGKGRERLSLESHVKIPEGTAGIIIGKKGTTVRYIEEETKTIVSLRGESKNHVFIYGETEEAVKQAELEIINIINMAQRQSNSDEKLLYFIDTKDMGQKLQLQKANFSGLKTFYRLVSSAELPQSDDLHINVTKAVETVLVDMRKKVDREAVTSPLQIDVLLHIGQLFLYGVDESESTASFDVSSVLDKTEIKSDRQSARKWSTRLVPAFTEENVRRLERLLEESSTVVSTCERYDAGFYTPSFQNRRFKIYDVNDVSSTGNKSNADGEKASVQAGAGVLYTSYDRSLIADIFLPQQQYDFSLLIKADVSNPSSQTEEEKKEDCVLIEQFCEKVTFRNGRLSVPPERNFPKGYHLHFERQSKRKTIEIDGFEVIISRQTTVEYKLPIQHEKQEQIDIYVRSKACEAAANKDEGRTWTPKVIVLFIPEMIRFVKEKLNLLTAA from the exons ATGGCATTCAGTAGCAAGACAAGAGGTAAAGGAAGAGAACG TCTATCTCTTGAAAGTCATGTGAAGATTCCTGAAGGAACAGCGGGAATCATTATTGGTAAAAAAGGAACAACAGTACGCTACATTGAAGAAGAGACAAAGACCATTGTTTCTCTAAGAGGAGAATCAAAAAATCATGTATTCATTTACGGTGAAACAGAAGAGGCCGTTAAGCAAGCCGAACTAGAAATTATCAATATTATT AACATGGCACAACGTCAGTCAAACAGTGATGAAAAGTTGTTGTATTTCATCGATACGAAAGACATGGGGCAAAAGCTTCAATTGCAGAAAGCCAACTTTTCGGGATTGAAAACATTTTACAGACTGGTATCAAGTGCAGAGCTTCCACAA AGTGATGACCTTCATATCAATGTTACAAAAGCTGTGGAAACAGTGCTCGTagacatgagaaagaaagtcGACAGAGAGGCCGTCACGTCACCACTGCAAATTGATGTGTTGTTACACATCGGTCAACTGTTTCTATATGGTGTGGATGAAA GTGAAAGCACAGCATCATTCGACGTTTCTTCTGTATTGGATAAAACAGAAATTAAATCTGACCGTCAATCTGCCCGAAAATGGTCGACTCGTCTGGTACCTGCTTTCACTGAGGAAAACGTTCGACGACTGGAACGACTTCTTGAAGAGAGCTCCACTGTTGTCTCTACGTGTGAACGCTATGATGCTGGATTCTACACACCATCGTTTCAAAACCGTCGTTTCAAAATTTACGATGTGAATGACGTCTCTTCTACAGGAAACAAAAGCAACGCAGACGGCGAAAAAGCTAGCGTTCAAGCGGGTGCTGGCGTCTTGTACACATCTTATGATCGTTCACTCATTGCAGACATCTTTCtgccacaacaacaatatGACTTTAGTCTTCTTATAAAAGCAG ATGTCAGTAATCCATCTAGCCAGACggaagaagaaaagaaagaagactGCGTGTTGATCGAACAATTTTGTGAAAAAGTTACGTTTAGAAATGGACGTTTATCTGTGCCACCGGAACGAAACTTCCCTAAAGGCTATCACTTACATTTTGAACGACAAAGTAAAcgcaagacaattgaaatcgACGGATTCGAGGTAATCATCTCTCGTCAGACTACAGTCGAATACAAATTACCAATTCAACACGAGAAGCAAGAGCAG ATTGATATCTACGTCCGCAGCAAGGCTTGTGAGGCAGCAGCGAACAAAGATGAAGGTCGTACGTGGACACCCAAGGTTATTGTACTGTTCATTCCCGAAATGATTCGGTTTGTCAAAGAAAAACTTAACCTTCTCACAGCGGCGTAG
- the LOC134176642 gene encoding N-alpha-acetyltransferase 25, NatB auxiliary subunit-like, with amino-acid sequence MPVTVWETKAGGHVDVTERRLKPIYEALDTHNNKKAIQLADKLLEKQDLLCAKVLKALALLRLASPQTQCGLQPLVVMEAHPGLQATGARLCCVQEEMKPEYIVEIEVTVKDDPTNEEYMTHLFMAYVRLNEYKRQQQHQHQRQHQRMPPASRRCLDVDAQPKLRLYVMVLRQQNKHEAALTVLQGELSALWQDESEKEQLEREILWTLKRWPVINQITKRDLQTERVCSDDWGLYQLYFDSVFGLMEMQALSIATGDDAGDNVCDDDLDRDVLTAWKFVDSLVAKELEKKGAKLRGPFMARMELVNRSRQHGVGQHLADVAAPLQMFCEYYDLFGDQYCCYSDVDNYLHLMDDSQQPEFLTKLRSQAALSSSSDEAETIDRKEALNDQSFLS; translated from the exons ATGCCGGTCAC cgtctgggaAACCAAGGCTGGTGGTCATGTCGATGTTACAGAGCGAAGACTAAAGCCAATATACG AGGCTCTGGACACTCACAACAACAAGAAAGCTATTCAACTAGCAGACAAATTGCTAGAGAAACAAGATTTGCTATGTGCTAAG GTGTTGAAAGCGTTGGCTTTGCTGCGtttagcctcgccccagacgcagtgtggattgcaaccactagtggtgatggaagcgcatccggggctgcaagcCACTGGGGCGAGGCTCTGCTGCGTTCAGGAAGAGAT GAAAC CTGAATATATTGTGGAGATCGAAGTTACTGTCAAAGATGACCCGACTAACGAAGAATATATGACACATTTGTTTATGGCTTATGTTAGACTGAATGAGTACAAGAGACAGcagcaa catcagcatcagcgtcaacatcaaaggatgccgcctgcATCAAGACGGTGtcttgatgttgacgctcagccga agCTACGGCTGTATGTAATGGTATTAAGGCAACAGAACAAACATGAAGCTGCTCTTACGGTTTTGCAAGGTGAACTTTCTGCTTTATGGCAGGATGAGAGTGAGAAAGAGCAGCTCGAGAGAGAAATTTTGTGGACTTTGAAAAGATGGCCAGTCATAAACCAAATAACAAAGAGAGACCTTCAAACAGAGCGAGTTTg TTCAGACGACTGGGGTCTTTATCAACTCTATTTTGACTCTGTTTTTGGACTAATGGAGATGCAGGCTTTGTCTATAGCAACAGGCGATGATGCTGGAGACAATGTCTGTGATGATGACTTAGATCGAGATGTATTGACTGCGTGGAAATTTGTTGACTCACTTGTTGCTAAAGAACTTGAAAAGAAAGGAGCCAAATTAAGAGGACCATTTATGGCTCGTATGGAACTAGTAAATCGATCAAGACAGCATGGAGTTGGACAACACCTGGCAGATGTGGCAGCaccattgcaaatgttttgTGAGTACTATGACTTGTTTGGTGATCAGTACTGTTGTTACTCTGATGTGGACAATTATCTTCATTTGATGGATGACAGTCAACAACCTGAG TTTCTTACTAAACTGAGAAGTCAAGCTGCATTGTCCAGTTCAAGTGATGAAGCTGAAACGATTGATAGGAAAGAAGCA TTAAATGATCAGAGCTTTTTGTCATGA
- the LOC134192510 gene encoding sedoheptulokinase-like isoform X1 produces MDVRLCSGCRSIRVMLQKKYDCSSTIQDFLVSILCKLTVPIMSYHNAHSWGYFSQAECTWEEDILRDCEFPVHLLPAVVPPGSVAGMTVNRWYGISPGVPVLAALGDMQCSVQAAMEMATDAVLNIGTSAQLSYQLALPILTRCVETVEYQPFMMNRSLVVAASLNGGNVLMKFVSLLQNWVSELGLECPTVDTIYSRLLEGGEMLSTLKISPLLYGERHCPSVLGSVANISPHSPSLGETFTALCDGLIANIAGMLSNETLIIGTGNALVKNPILQAAVKRHFDFPLVIWSSSDAAIGSAQYAIETLRSSNQSKK; encoded by the exons ATGGATGTTCGACTCTGTTCTGGATGCAGAAGCATCAGAGTGATGTTACAAAAAAAGTATGATTGCTCATCAACAATACAAGATTTCTTGGTTTCCATTCTTTGCAAACTGACTGTTCCAATCATGTCATATCATAATGCCCACAGTTGGGGATATTTCAGCCAAGCAGAATGCACATGGGAAGAAGACAT TCTACGTGACTGTGAGTTTCCTGTTCACTTGTTACCAGCAGTTGTTCCACCTGGCTCTGTTGCTGGGATGACCGTGAATAGATGGTATGGTATTTCTCCAGGTGTTCCCGTACTTGCGGCATTGGGTGACATGCAGTGCTCAGTACAGGCTGCAATGGAAATGGCTACTGATGCTGTGCTAAATATAGGCACCTCTGCTCAACTGTCATACCAGTTGGCACTTCCTATACTAACTAGATGTGTTGAAACTGTAGAGTATCAACCATTTATGATGAACCGAAGTCTTGTCGTTGCAGCATCTCTGAATGGTGGGAATGTCTTGATgaaatttgtttctttgctacAGAACTGGGTGTCAGAACTTGGTTTGGAGTGTCCTACTGTAGATACGATTTACTCGAGGCTTTTGGAAGGGGGAGAAATGCTATCAACACTGAAGATTTCTCCTCTACTATATGGTGAACGACACTGTCCTAGTGTACTTGGTTCAGTTGCAAATATTTCACCACATTCACCATCACTGGGAGAAACATTTACAGCATTATGTGATGGATTGATTGCAAACATTGCAGGAATGCTAAGTAATGAAACACTGATTATTGGAACCGGGAATGCTTTAGTGAAAAATCCCATTTTACAGGCAGCTGTTAAAAGACATTTTGATTTTCCACTTGTCATCTGGTCAAGTTCTGATGCAGCAATTGGATCTGCTCAATATGCTATTGAGACATTGAGAAGCTCAAATCAGagcaaaaaataa
- the LOC134192510 gene encoding sedoheptulokinase-like isoform X2, with translation MDVRLCSGCRSIRVMLQKKYDCSSTIQDFLVSILCKLTVPIMSYHNAHSWGYFSQAECTWEEDILRDCEFPVHLLPAVVPPGSVAGMTVNRWYGISPGVPVLAALGDMQCSVQAAMEMATDAVLNIGTSAQLSYQLALPILTRCVETVEYQPFMMNRSLVVAASLNGGNVLMKFVSLLQNWVSELGLECPTVDTIYSRLLEGGEMLSTLKISPLLYGERHCPSVLGSVANISPHSPSLGETFTALCDGLIANIAGMLSSC, from the exons ATGGATGTTCGACTCTGTTCTGGATGCAGAAGCATCAGAGTGATGTTACAAAAAAAGTATGATTGCTCATCAACAATACAAGATTTCTTGGTTTCCATTCTTTGCAAACTGACTGTTCCAATCATGTCATATCATAATGCCCACAGTTGGGGATATTTCAGCCAAGCAGAATGCACATGGGAAGAAGACAT TCTACGTGACTGTGAGTTTCCTGTTCACTTGTTACCAGCAGTTGTTCCACCTGGCTCTGTTGCTGGGATGACCGTGAATAGATGGTATGGTATTTCTCCAGGTGTTCCCGTACTTGCGGCATTGGGTGACATGCAGTGCTCAGTACAGGCTGCAATGGAAATGGCTACTGATGCTGTGCTAAATATAGGCACCTCTGCTCAACTGTCATACCAGTTGGCACTTCCTATACTAACTAGATGTGTTGAAACTGTAGAGTATCAACCATTTATGATGAACCGAAGTCTTGTCGTTGCAGCATCTCTGAATGGTGGGAATGTCTTGATgaaatttgtttctttgctacAGAACTGGGTGTCAGAACTTGGTTTGGAGTGTCCTACTGTAGATACGATTTACTCGAGGCTTTTGGAAGGGGGAGAAATGCTATCAACACTGAAGATTTCTCCTCTACTATATGGTGAACGACACTGTCCTAGTGTACTTGGTTCAGTTGCAAATATTTCACCACATTCACCATCACTGGGAGAAACATTTACAGCATTATGTGATGGATTGATTGCAAACATTGCAGGAATGCTAA GCAGCTGTTAA